A genome region from Pseudomonas pergaminensis includes the following:
- a CDS encoding low temperature requirement protein A, producing MKSLKYYEENRHATWLELFFDLTFVVTIGQVTHTLGHVHDGHFEHKQLWTFLLLFVPLWWVWSSHTIYSNRFDTDSNLHRLATLFIMLLLIVLSARIGEDLEVNYPLIIACYFGIRAIISVMYISSISKLDSRGELSSRLGFALLVSAVISLSSVIFDPPLRYLVAYIGIVLDILFPVFFWTKLKPLPAHTEHLVERIGLLTLILLGESIISLSGGLSNIQWGYYNVMAAITGFIMICSIWWIYFDSFYLLNKHQSSMSGHALIYSHLFLFMGLALLANLIRHAILNDIAIRDFQIMSITGMALFFLGKQYGYFIAVSRIRKYILQNTLIVFSLGGLVVFLPRVEYILVGLTATMISYVFLNFRYR from the coding sequence ATGAAATCTTTGAAGTATTATGAAGAAAATCGACACGCCACATGGTTGGAGTTGTTTTTTGACCTGACTTTCGTTGTTACGATAGGCCAGGTTACGCACACTCTCGGACATGTTCATGACGGCCACTTTGAACATAAGCAATTATGGACATTCTTACTGCTTTTTGTACCGTTGTGGTGGGTCTGGTCCAGTCACACGATTTACTCCAACAGGTTCGATACAGACAGTAATCTTCACCGTTTGGCAACATTATTCATAATGCTCCTGCTCATTGTGCTATCGGCACGGATTGGGGAAGACCTGGAAGTTAACTACCCGCTTATTATTGCCTGCTATTTTGGTATACGAGCGATCATCAGTGTTATGTACATTTCATCCATTAGTAAACTCGATTCTCGCGGCGAACTTTCCTCAAGGCTTGGTTTCGCCCTATTAGTTAGCGCAGTTATTAGTCTTTCATCCGTTATTTTTGACCCGCCCTTGCGTTATCTTGTTGCTTATATTGGGATTGTTCTTGATATTCTGTTTCCTGTGTTTTTCTGGACTAAACTAAAGCCGTTGCCAGCACACACGGAACATTTGGTTGAGCGCATAGGTCTACTCACCCTAATCTTATTGGGGGAGTCAATTATTAGCCTTTCCGGAGGCTTGTCTAACATTCAATGGGGTTATTATAATGTGATGGCGGCCATCACCGGATTTATCATGATTTGCAGTATCTGGTGGATCTATTTTGATAGTTTTTACTTATTGAACAAACATCAAAGCAGTATGAGTGGGCACGCCTTAATCTACTCGCACCTTTTTCTTTTTATGGGGCTGGCACTTCTGGCGAATTTGATTAGGCATGCGATCCTGAACGACATTGCGATACGCGATTTCCAGATTATGTCGATCACCGGCATGGCCTTGTTTTTCCTAGGTAAGCAATATGGCTATTTCATAGCCGTGAGTAGAATAAGGAAATACATACTACAAAACACGTTGATAGTGTTTTCTTTGGGCGGGTTAGTCGTGTTTTTACCCCGCGTCGAGTACATATTGGTCGGCCTGACAGCAACCATGATCTCTTATGTTTTTCTAAATTTCAGATATCGTTGA
- a CDS encoding putative quinol monooxygenase has protein sequence MVKVALFVRLEAKPGKEKDVESFLLGGLPLVEEEPATTAWFGIRLGPSTFGIFDAFPDDAGRQAHLSGKVAAALMANAAELFAEPPSIEKVDVLAAKLPG, from the coding sequence ATGGTCAAAGTAGCGTTGTTCGTTCGCCTGGAAGCAAAACCCGGGAAAGAAAAGGATGTAGAAAGCTTTCTTTTGGGCGGCCTTCCGTTAGTGGAGGAGGAGCCAGCCACTACAGCCTGGTTTGGAATCCGCTTGGGGCCGTCCACCTTTGGCATCTTTGACGCATTCCCGGATGATGCGGGCCGGCAGGCTCATCTTTCGGGCAAGGTCGCGGCGGCGCTTATGGCAAACGCTGCCGAGCTGTTTGCCGAACCGCCATCAATCGAGAAGGTTGACGTCCTTGCAGCCAAGCTGCCCGGTTAA
- a CDS encoding LLM class oxidoreductase, whose translation MYRPSTIPYQQHRGFSRTFTQGHLSLGLFFPMEAFDGDTPSMLNQVTLAKKAEALGFCALWFRDVPLRDPGFGDVGQVFDPWVYLGYMAAHTSEIALGTASIAIPLHHPLHTAKASASVDQLSTGRLILGVASGDRPVEFSAFGVDPERRGEIFREHYEVIRRAHSTSFEPIHWSTGEMQGADLIPKPTTQFIPMLVTGNSRQSLDWIARESNGWINYPRIPNMQRLVVEDWRLEVTKQCGSVYKPFTQSLYIDLDENPSTPPTRIHLGFRLGRYHLRFLLESLEEIGVDHVILNLKYGKRPAVEVIEELGTHIVAQFGVQPRQAAH comes from the coding sequence ATGTATCGGCCGAGCACGATTCCTTACCAGCAGCATCGAGGGTTCAGCCGAACCTTCACTCAGGGGCATTTGAGCCTTGGATTATTCTTTCCCATGGAGGCGTTCGACGGGGACACTCCGAGCATGCTCAACCAGGTCACACTGGCTAAAAAAGCCGAGGCGCTGGGCTTCTGCGCGCTCTGGTTTCGCGACGTGCCGCTTCGCGACCCTGGCTTCGGGGATGTCGGCCAAGTCTTCGACCCCTGGGTTTACCTGGGTTATATGGCCGCCCATACCTCGGAGATTGCACTTGGCACCGCCTCCATCGCCATCCCGCTGCACCATCCCCTGCACACGGCCAAGGCGTCAGCCAGCGTCGATCAGTTGAGCACTGGTCGCTTGATTCTGGGGGTTGCTTCGGGAGATCGGCCAGTGGAGTTTTCGGCGTTTGGCGTCGATCCCGAAAGGCGTGGAGAGATCTTTCGAGAACACTACGAAGTGATTCGCCGCGCCCACAGCACCAGTTTTGAGCCCATCCACTGGAGCACTGGTGAAATGCAAGGCGCAGACCTGATTCCGAAACCTACCACCCAATTCATTCCAATGCTCGTGACCGGCAACAGTCGCCAGTCACTGGATTGGATCGCGCGTGAGAGCAACGGATGGATCAACTATCCACGCATTCCGAACATGCAGCGGCTGGTCGTGGAAGATTGGCGACTGGAGGTCACGAAACAATGTGGTTCTGTGTATAAGCCCTTTACTCAGTCGCTGTACATCGATCTCGATGAGAATCCGTCAACGCCACCCACACGTATCCATTTGGGGTTCAGACTTGGACGTTACCATCTACGATTTTTGCTGGAGTCGCTTGAGGAAATCGGCGTGGACCACGTCATTCTCAATCTCAAATACGGCAAGCGCCCTGCGGTGGAAGTTATTGAGGAATTGGGTACGCACATCGTTGCGCAGTTCGGAGTGCAGCCGCGTCAGGCAGCTCATTGA
- a CDS encoding DUF6555 family protein, whose product MSTAKIYTIHYQLHGKPKSFVVRAEVMNNAEAWHWAAVDADIAHVSRVGRVGHEQVKKTTRPWAEKYGITDVTWVAPK is encoded by the coding sequence ATGAGTACCGCAAAAATCTACACCATCCACTACCAGCTGCATGGCAAACCGAAGTCCTTTGTGGTGCGTGCCGAAGTGATGAACAACGCCGAAGCCTGGCACTGGGCGGCGGTCGATGCCGACATCGCGCACGTGAGTCGCGTGGGGCGCGTGGGCCATGAACAGGTGAAGAAAACGACGCGGCCTTGGGCGGAGAAGTATGGGATTACGGACGTGACTTGGGTTGCGCCGAAGTGA
- a CDS encoding arylamine N-acetyltransferase family protein — MSLLTHSRLYLQRLGYDTPPAPTLQTLQALQLRHVCTFAFESLSTLMRVPVPIDLPSVEQKVLLDGRGGYCYELNQMFLALLQALGFDARGITGRVVMGGPPDAHTARTHRLSLVTLDGVRYISDVGFGGMVPSSPLQLDTEAVQATAHEPYRLTFDGQGNYTLWAQVGEEWRGLYVFDLQAQAAIDYEIGNWYVSTHPDSPFVGQLKVARLAPGKRHTLNNANYAVHFLDRPSEKHTLGSADELLELLTETFGIRVPVDTTLRQTLDGLVMANS; from the coding sequence ATGTCTTTGCTGACCCATAGCCGCCTCTATTTGCAACGCCTGGGCTATGACACGCCGCCCGCGCCGACCCTGCAAACCCTGCAGGCGCTGCAGTTGCGCCATGTGTGCACCTTTGCCTTCGAAAGCCTGTCGACCTTGATGCGCGTGCCGGTGCCTATCGACTTGCCCAGCGTCGAGCAAAAGGTGCTGTTGGACGGCCGGGGCGGTTATTGCTATGAGTTGAACCAGATGTTTTTGGCGCTGTTGCAGGCGCTCGGCTTCGATGCGCGCGGCATTACCGGGCGGGTGGTGATGGGTGGGCCGCCGGATGCGCACACGGCGCGTACCCATCGCTTGAGCCTGGTGACCCTGGACGGGGTGCGCTATATCAGTGATGTCGGTTTTGGCGGCATGGTACCCAGCAGCCCATTGCAGCTGGACACCGAAGCAGTGCAGGCCACGGCGCATGAGCCTTATCGCCTGACCTTCGACGGGCAGGGCAATTACACGCTGTGGGCACAGGTGGGGGAGGAGTGGCGTGGGTTGTATGTGTTCGACCTGCAAGCGCAGGCGGCCATCGACTATGAGATCGGCAACTGGTACGTCTCCACGCACCCGGATTCGCCCTTCGTGGGCCAGCTGAAAGTCGCACGCTTGGCGCCGGGCAAGCGCCATACCTTGAACAACGCCAACTACGCCGTGCATTTCCTGGATCGGCCGAGTGAAAAACACACCCTCGGCAGTGCCGATGAACTGTTGGAGTTGCTGACCGAGACCTTTGGCATTCGGGTACCTGTCGACACGACGCTGCGCCAAACGCTTGATGGCCTTGTAATGGCTAATTCATGA
- a CDS encoding outer membrane beta-barrel protein, producing MSKLFGKFLKGTSLLALVAAPAAVFAAPSTDPISTFGILGSYNDFKFEGGSESDKSHMPEAGLFYNFGNKLTAESGFIYQAGIEAKYGEKSDNKLKEGQADLDLGWRAALDARNFVDVIVGGGYSWTRYEPEINDLDVKLTNKSPFAKAALGYNHQFDDMTLRVEAGARRTIDGRTKLKVDDFGSDTVDLKDRTNPYAEVSLLMNQKGDLPVVAGLYYTRTEYKLDGDSDVADNTKLKRDEYGFKVGIAF from the coding sequence ATGTCCAAGCTATTCGGAAAATTCCTCAAGGGTACCTCGCTGCTGGCGCTGGTCGCTGCGCCTGCCGCGGTGTTCGCCGCACCGTCCACTGACCCGATTTCTACCTTCGGGATCCTGGGCAGCTACAACGATTTCAAATTTGAAGGCGGCAGCGAGAGCGACAAGAGCCACATGCCCGAAGCCGGCCTGTTCTACAACTTCGGCAACAAGCTCACTGCCGAATCCGGCTTTATCTACCAAGCCGGTATCGAAGCCAAGTACGGCGAAAAGAGCGACAACAAACTCAAGGAAGGCCAGGCCGATCTGGACCTCGGCTGGCGTGCCGCGCTGGATGCGCGCAATTTTGTCGACGTGATCGTGGGCGGTGGCTACAGCTGGACGCGCTACGAGCCGGAGATCAATGACCTCGACGTGAAGCTCACCAACAAGTCGCCGTTCGCCAAGGCGGCCCTGGGCTACAACCACCAGTTCGATGATATGACCCTGCGTGTCGAAGCCGGCGCCCGTCGTACCATCGATGGCCGCACCAAGCTCAAGGTCGATGACTTTGGCAGCGACACCGTGGACCTCAAGGACCGCACCAACCCCTACGCTGAAGTCAGCCTGCTGATGAACCAGAAGGGTGACCTGCCGGTCGTCGCGGGCCTGTACTACACCCGCACCGAGTACAAGCTTGACGGTGACTCCGACGTGGCCGACAACACCAAGCTCAAGCGTGACGAGTACGGGTTCAAGGTCGGTATCGCCTTCTAA
- a CDS encoding c-type cytochrome, whose product MPRIASLLVVFGLLTACDDKPRPPPERATAATAMPADPALAQVYDSSCKLCHANPASGAPLTGDRAAWSPRIAQGVDTLLDHSINGYNGMPPMGLCMQCSEAQFVALIGFMAGVQIQQ is encoded by the coding sequence ATGCCCCGCATCGCCTCGCTGTTGGTTGTATTCGGCCTGCTCACGGCCTGTGATGATAAACCCCGCCCCCCGCCCGAACGCGCCACTGCGGCGACTGCCATGCCCGCCGACCCGGCGCTGGCCCAGGTCTATGACAGCAGTTGCAAGCTGTGCCACGCCAACCCGGCGTCCGGCGCGCCGCTGACCGGTGACCGCGCGGCGTGGAGCCCGCGTATCGCCCAAGGCGTCGACACGCTGCTGGACCACAGCATCAACGGCTACAACGGCATGCCGCCGATGGGCCTGTGCATGCAGTGTTCCGAGGCACAGTTTGTGGCGCTGATCGGCTTTATGGCCGGTGTTCAAATCCAACAATAA
- a CDS encoding D-arabinono-1,4-lactone oxidase, which yields MASNPVLAQLARAPRLIPWRNWSGAQTCLPLARLAPKDLDELVQVIRQAPGQVRPVGSAHSFSALVPTDGTLLSLSYFNGLLDHDPATLQATFAAGTPMSRMGPALKAVGQALPNMADIDYQTLAGAISTSTHGTGVGFTSYSGCVTGLQLVTAQGDVLDCDAQRHPEVFSAARVSLGALGVATRIRSQNRTPYRLRERQWIAKTEELLEDVDKNTRENQHWEMLVVTHSDYALSIALNETNDPATPPIDPAEAGGNAFVTIIEKLDKYASDFPGTRRTLLNSLRFFASFEDRVAESFEVYGNVRNVRFNEMEYSVPAEHGPACLREILKLINDKDLRTWFPIEYRYVKADDIPLSMFEGRDSCSISVHQHYAMDHHNFFAAVEPIFWKYAGRPHWGKLHTLNARTLQPLYPRWDEFTRVRRELDPSGKFLNAHLSSILGVAR from the coding sequence CTGGCCAGCAACCCGGTGCTGGCCCAATTGGCGCGGGCACCTCGCCTGATTCCGTGGCGCAACTGGTCGGGGGCGCAGACCTGTTTGCCATTGGCACGCCTGGCGCCGAAAGACCTGGACGAACTGGTGCAGGTGATTCGCCAGGCGCCGGGGCAGGTGCGGCCGGTCGGTTCGGCGCATTCCTTCAGCGCCCTGGTGCCGACTGATGGCACCTTGCTGTCACTGAGCTACTTCAATGGGCTGCTCGATCACGACCCGGCAACCTTGCAGGCCACCTTCGCCGCCGGCACGCCGATGTCGCGCATGGGCCCGGCGCTCAAGGCGGTGGGCCAAGCGCTGCCGAACATGGCGGATATCGATTACCAGACCCTGGCCGGGGCGATTTCCACCTCGACCCACGGCACCGGCGTGGGCTTCACCTCGTATTCCGGTTGCGTCACCGGGCTGCAACTGGTGACCGCCCAGGGTGACGTGCTGGACTGCGATGCCCAGCGCCATCCGGAGGTGTTCAGCGCCGCCCGCGTGTCCCTCGGCGCGCTGGGCGTAGCCACCCGCATTCGCTCGCAGAACCGCACGCCCTATCGCCTGCGCGAACGCCAGTGGATCGCCAAGACCGAAGAGCTGCTGGAAGACGTGGATAAAAACACGCGGGAGAACCAGCACTGGGAAATGCTGGTGGTCACCCACTCCGACTACGCGCTGTCGATTGCCCTCAATGAAACCAACGATCCAGCAACACCCCCCATCGACCCGGCGGAGGCGGGCGGCAATGCGTTCGTGACGATCATCGAGAAGCTCGACAAATATGCCAGCGACTTCCCCGGCACACGTCGCACCTTGCTCAACAGCTTGCGCTTTTTTGCCAGCTTCGAGGACCGCGTGGCCGAGTCCTTCGAGGTGTACGGCAACGTGCGTAATGTGCGTTTCAACGAGATGGAATATTCGGTGCCTGCCGAGCATGGGCCGGCGTGCCTGCGCGAGATCCTCAAGCTGATCAACGACAAGGACCTGCGCACCTGGTTTCCCATCGAGTACCGCTACGTCAAGGCCGATGACATTCCCCTGAGCATGTTCGAAGGCCGCGACAGTTGCTCGATCTCCGTGCACCAGCACTACGCCATGGACCATCACAACTTTTTCGCCGCCGTGGAGCCGATCTTCTGGAAATACGCCGGCCGCCCGCACTGGGGCAAATTGCACACCCTCAACGCGCGCACCCTGCAGCCGCTGTACCCGCGTTGGGACGAGTTCACCCGCGTGCGCCGTGAGTTGGACCCGAGTGGCAAATTCCTCAACGCGCACCTGTCATCCATCCTGGGAGTGGCCCGATGA
- a CDS encoding transposase, whose protein sequence is MERYSKVGMQELDQRLSKIVEAARKKPVSVYRYGAPWVWIVSQDDWQGTRKEVSSYIPASHSLVLLRPRIDEVLDQHRDWLTAEPAMSIAPQTVLQILLLQLLYSVPSEQQLHEQLNYNLLFRWFVGLDLNQKVWSIHALTRDIATLLNNPRAVQLIQKIIGDVFCGALLHMPEFSLNFALLHTWLARHGSTSITSN, encoded by the coding sequence ATGGAACGTTACTCGAAAGTCGGCATGCAGGAGCTCGACCAGCGCCTGTCGAAGATCGTCGAAGCCGCGCGCAAGAAGCCGGTGTCGGTCTATCGCTACGGCGCACCCTGGGTCTGGATCGTCTCCCAGGACGACTGGCAGGGCACCCGCAAGGAAGTCTCCAGCTACATCCCTGCCAGCCATTCCCTGGTATTGCTGCGCCCGCGGATCGACGAAGTCCTCGACCAGCACCGTGACTGGCTCACCGCCGAACCCGCGATGTCGATCGCCCCACAGACCGTGCTGCAGATCCTGCTGCTGCAACTCCTGTATTCGGTACCCAGCGAGCAGCAACTGCATGAACAGCTCAACTACAACCTGCTGTTCCGCTGGTTCGTCGGCCTGGACCTCAACCAGAAGGTCTGGAGCATCCATGCATTGACCCGCGACATCGCCACGCTGCTCAACAACCCGCGTGCGGTGCAACTCATCCAGAAAATCATCGGTGACGTGTTTTGTGGCGCCTTGCTGCACATGCCGGAGTTCTCACTGAACTTCGCCCTGTTGCACACCTGGCTGGCACGCCACGGCAGCACGTCGATCACCAGCAATTGA
- a CDS encoding ShlB/FhaC/HecB family hemolysin secretion/activation protein, which translates to MEHLFKLTLALCCVTLGSLAQPVLAEEDAAARKVDVNEYFVRGNTVLDAATIEEAVYPFLGPQKTLGDIEGARDALQKIYQSRGYQSVFVELPEQKVDDGIVYLQVSETKVGRVRVVGAKHYSPVEIREQVPALEEGAVPDFATVQTQLAGLNRSAGRQVTPLVREGQRPGTMDVDLQVEDQNPWHASLGLNNDYSADTEKLRSVATLGYDNLWQLGHSISLTFFTAPQDTENAKVWSGSYTAPLNERWTLQFSGYQSDSNIATIGGSNVLGKGHSYGVSAIYNLPAAGNWANSFSFGVDFKDFDEQMKFGASSDQVPLKYAPFTLGYNGFRYTEQSQLGLGLNLVVGTRAFFGYGSDAEEFEYKRYKASASFAVLKGDLNYTYTFANDWQSATKGGFQLASGPLVSNEQYSAGGATSVRGYLAAERTGDEGYLLSQELRTPSLAKFLGSYVQEWRFYAFAEGARMRLHDPLPEQEDEYSLASVGLGTRASLSKWLSGSLDWGYPLLDGPNTQKQDSRLHFSVQATF; encoded by the coding sequence GTGGAGCATCTGTTCAAATTAACGCTGGCGCTGTGTTGCGTGACGCTGGGGAGCCTGGCGCAACCGGTGTTGGCCGAGGAAGACGCGGCGGCGCGCAAGGTCGATGTCAACGAGTACTTCGTGCGCGGCAACACCGTGCTCGATGCGGCGACGATCGAGGAAGCGGTGTATCCGTTCCTGGGGCCGCAAAAGACCCTGGGCGATATCGAAGGCGCCCGCGATGCGCTGCAGAAGATCTACCAGTCGCGCGGCTACCAGTCGGTGTTTGTCGAGCTGCCGGAGCAGAAGGTCGATGACGGTATCGTCTACCTGCAGGTCAGCGAAACCAAGGTCGGCCGCGTGCGCGTGGTGGGCGCCAAGCACTATTCACCGGTGGAAATCCGCGAGCAAGTGCCGGCCCTGGAGGAGGGCGCCGTGCCGGACTTTGCTACGGTGCAGACCCAATTGGCCGGCCTCAACCGGAGTGCCGGGCGCCAGGTCACGCCGCTGGTTCGCGAGGGTCAACGCCCGGGCACCATGGATGTGGACCTGCAGGTGGAAGACCAGAACCCCTGGCACGCCAGCCTTGGCCTGAACAACGACTACAGCGCCGACACCGAAAAACTGCGCTCGGTGGCGACCCTAGGCTATGACAACCTTTGGCAACTGGGCCACAGCATTTCCCTGACCTTTTTCACTGCGCCCCAGGACACCGAGAATGCCAAGGTCTGGTCCGGTTCCTACACGGCGCCGCTGAACGAGCGTTGGACCTTGCAGTTCTCGGGTTACCAGTCCGACAGCAACATCGCCACCATCGGCGGCAGCAATGTGTTGGGCAAGGGCCATTCCTACGGGGTGTCGGCCATCTACAACCTGCCGGCGGCGGGCAACTGGGCCAACTCATTCTCGTTCGGCGTCGACTTCAAGGACTTCGACGAGCAGATGAAATTCGGCGCCAGCAGCGACCAGGTGCCGCTCAAATACGCGCCGTTCACCTTGGGCTACAACGGCTTCCGCTACACCGAACAGTCGCAATTGGGCCTGGGCCTGAACCTGGTGGTGGGCACCCGCGCGTTCTTCGGCTACGGCAGTGACGCCGAGGAATTCGAGTACAAGCGCTACAAGGCCAGCGCCAGTTTTGCCGTGCTCAAGGGCGACCTGAATTACACCTATACCTTCGCCAACGATTGGCAGTCGGCGACCAAGGGCGGTTTCCAGCTCGCCTCTGGCCCCCTGGTTTCCAACGAGCAGTATTCCGCCGGTGGCGCCACGTCGGTGCGCGGTTACCTGGCAGCCGAGCGCACCGGGGACGAGGGGTATTTGCTCTCCCAGGAATTGCGCACACCGTCCCTGGCCAAGTTCCTTGGCAGCTATGTGCAGGAGTGGCGTTTCTATGCGTTCGCCGAAGGTGCGCGCATGCGCCTGCACGATCCGCTGCCCGAGCAAGAAGACGAATACAGCCTGGCCAGTGTTGGCCTGGGCACCCGCGCCAGTTTGAGCAAATGGTTGTCCGGCAGCCTGGATTGGGGCTACCCGCTGCTCGATGGACCGAACACCCAGAAACAGGACTCGCGGCTGCACTTCAGTGTGCAGGCGACTTTCTGA
- a CDS encoding DUF2341 domain-containing protein, which yields MQRLFLSLLICLGFALPATAHAWWQDDWHYRKQISVDTTAQGAAINQALGRTALLVRLHTGNFTFDGVKEDGADLRFVSADDKTVFNHQIESFDPLMGMALIWVDVPKVEGGQRQDLWMYYGNQKAPATANGQLTFDPNYTALYHFDGANGTPARDTTAYANTALNATGAAIDGVIGRALQFSGQPLMLPASPSLQHAAGAAFTFSAWLRLDQASGEQVVLARRDGTHSLLLGLNQGMPFVEIDGQRAVSTQPLNPGQWQHLAFTAEGDKVTLYVNGRETATLAVALPAFNSQLALGADLPEAGSTRQPFAGAIDELRLSKVARPAALLLADASAQGAESKLVAYGVDEEQSGFGFGSLGFLLNAVPVDAWVIILVLVAMMFQSWVIMLRKNRQVSRVSGANEIFREHFAQIGTRLEMYADDAQLGERLAHSSLWRLYLVAVKEIRTRRAQGADTSSVSAATIEAIRCSMDGVRTRENQALSAKLSTLSNAIAGGPYIGLLGTVLGIMVVFLGTAMAGDVNINAIAPGMAAALLATAMGLFVAIPALFGYNRLITRNKEVSADMRVFVDEFITRLAEMHGESQSSEAAHRRDHHAAVPA from the coding sequence ATGCAACGCCTATTCCTGAGCCTGTTGATCTGCCTGGGCTTCGCGCTCCCGGCCACTGCCCATGCCTGGTGGCAGGACGACTGGCACTATCGCAAACAGATTTCGGTGGACACCACCGCCCAAGGCGCCGCGATCAACCAGGCCCTGGGCCGCACCGCGCTGCTGGTGCGCCTGCACACCGGCAACTTCACCTTTGACGGGGTCAAGGAGGACGGCGCCGATCTGCGCTTTGTGAGTGCCGACGACAAGACCGTGTTCAACCACCAGATCGAAAGCTTCGACCCGCTGATGGGCATGGCGCTGATCTGGGTCGATGTGCCCAAGGTTGAAGGCGGCCAGCGCCAGGACCTGTGGATGTACTACGGCAACCAGAAGGCCCCGGCCACCGCCAACGGCCAGCTGACGTTCGACCCGAACTACACCGCGCTTTACCATTTTGACGGCGCCAATGGCACGCCGGCCCGGGACACCACGGCCTATGCCAACACGGCGTTGAACGCCACCGGCGCAGCCATCGATGGCGTGATCGGCCGTGCCTTGCAGTTCAGTGGCCAACCGCTGATGTTGCCGGCCAGCCCCTCGCTGCAACACGCGGCAGGCGCTGCGTTCACCTTCAGCGCCTGGTTGCGCCTGGACCAGGCCAGTGGCGAGCAAGTCGTCCTGGCGCGTCGGGATGGCACCCATAGCCTGCTGCTGGGCTTGAACCAGGGCATGCCGTTTGTAGAGATCGACGGTCAGCGCGCGGTGTCGACCCAACCGCTGAACCCCGGCCAATGGCAGCACCTGGCGTTCACTGCCGAGGGTGACAAGGTCACGCTGTATGTGAATGGCCGTGAAACCGCGACCCTGGCGGTCGCCTTGCCGGCGTTCAATTCCCAGCTGGCCCTCGGCGCCGACTTGCCGGAAGCCGGCAGCACGCGCCAGCCATTCGCAGGGGCCATTGATGAGCTGCGCCTGTCCAAGGTGGCGCGCCCGGCTGCTCTGTTACTGGCCGATGCCAGCGCCCAGGGCGCCGAGTCGAAACTGGTGGCCTACGGGGTGGACGAAGAACAGTCCGGCTTTGGTTTCGGCAGCCTGGGCTTCCTGCTCAACGCCGTGCCGGTGGACGCCTGGGTGATCATCCTGGTGCTGGTGGCGATGATGTTCCAGTCGTGGGTCATCATGCTGCGCAAGAACCGCCAGGTCAGCCGGGTGAGCGGTGCCAACGAGATCTTCCGCGAGCACTTCGCGCAGATCGGCACGCGCCTGGAGATGTACGCCGACGACGCCCAGCTCGGCGAACGCCTGGCCCATTCTTCGCTGTGGCGCCTGTACCTGGTGGCGGTCAAGGAGATCCGTACCCGGCGTGCCCAGGGTGCCGACACCTCGTCGGTCTCGGCCGCCACCATCGAAGCCATCCGCTGTTCCATGGACGGCGTGCGCACCCGCGAAAACCAGGCGCTCAGCGCCAAGCTCTCGACCTTGTCCAACGCCATTGCCGGCGGCCCGTACATCGGCCTGCTCGGTACGGTGCTGGGGATCATGGTGGTGTTCCTCGGCACGGCGATGGCCGGTGACGTAAACATCAACGCCATCGCCCCCGGTATGGCGGCGGCGTTGCTGGCGACCGCCATGGGCCTGTTTGTCGCGATCCCGGCGCTGTTTGGCTACAACCGGTTGATCACGCGCAACAAGGAAGTCAGCGCGGACATGCGTGTGTTTGTCGACGAGTTCATCACCCGCCTGGCGGAGATGCACGGCGAGAGCCAATCCAGTGAAGCGGCGCACCGTCGTGACCATCACGCGGCTGTTCCGGCCTGA
- a CDS encoding ExbD/TolR family protein, which yields MASVNAAHDDDDDAAVDSINITPLVDVLMVVLVMFILTATAQVSGIQIHLPKASASVSLSEAKTKAISVNDGGQVFLDAYPVTLGELEERLRIEKALNPDFPVIVRGDAMVQYQKVIEVLDLLRRLELSQVGLVTGKPSQG from the coding sequence ATGGCTTCCGTAAATGCCGCCCACGACGATGACGATGACGCGGCCGTCGACAGCATCAACATCACGCCCCTGGTGGACGTGCTCATGGTGGTGCTGGTGATGTTTATCCTCACCGCCACCGCCCAGGTGTCGGGCATCCAGATTCACCTGCCCAAGGCCAGTGCTTCGGTGTCGTTGTCGGAGGCCAAGACCAAGGCCATCTCGGTGAATGACGGCGGCCAGGTGTTCCTCGACGCCTACCCGGTGACCCTCGGCGAGCTGGAAGAGCGCCTGCGCATCGAGAAAGCGCTGAACCCGGACTTCCCGGTGATCGTGCGCGGCGACGCGATGGTGCAGTACCAGAAGGTGATCGAAGTGCTTGACCTGCTGCGCCGGCTGGAGCTGTCCCAGGTCGGGCTGGTCACTGGCAAACCGAGCCAGGGCTGA